A part of Schistosoma mansoni strain Puerto Rico chromosome W, complete genome genomic DNA contains:
- a CDS encoding putative btf: MLHDGGGGKREFRWESGYEKTWSAIREDESGRLVTTLEQLIHDAHTQIRKKRRRIGVGSTGFVRLGMMRHLFLIIDLSQAMNEQDLKPNRLICTVKAACTFVREYFDQNPISQLGIIVTSDRRAERLTELSGNPRPHLAALQSLYTRTCIGEPSLQNALLLAESRLKYTIHHNEIVVLMASLTTCDPSDIHQTIKSLSSNRIRCSVISLAVEVFVYRALAQLTQGTFHVIMDELHLKNVLKDLVPPPVAAIETEANLIRMGFPHSETFDLDRFAVKRCMCHLSNKPTNDKTDTTTNPHYACPRCHSAYCELPVECNVCGLTLVAAPHLARAYHHLFPLDLFEPVNGSGSFSETSLDNQEKSKETIDSADSVDHQQRLCFGCNVIIPSKIPGYQCPKCKFIFCHSCDAVLHDSIHSCPGCLTLL, translated from the exons gAGTGCTATTCGTGAAGATGAATCAGGACGTTTGGTGACAACACTGGAACAGTTAATACACGATGCACATAcacaaataagaaaaaaacgaaGACGTATTGGTGTTGGATCTACTGGATTTGTACGATTAGGAATG ATGAGGCATTTATTCCTGATTATTGATCTATCACAAGCAATGAATGAACAAGATTTAAAACCGAATCGTTTAATATGTACTGTAAAG GCTGCTTGTACATTTGTTCGAGAATATTTCGATCAAAATCCTATCAGTCAATTAGGCATTATTGTCACTTCAGATCGAAGAGCTGAACGACTAACAGAATTATCAG GTAATCCTAGACCACATCTTGCTGCTTTGCAGTCACTTTACACTCGTACTTGTATTGGTGAACCTAGTTTACAAAATGCTTTATTATTAGCTGAATCCAGATTAAA ATATACAATTCATCATAATGAAATTGTAGTATTAATGGCTAGTTTAACTACATGTGATCCAAGTGATATTCATCAAACTATAAAAAGTTTATCATCGAATAGAATACGTTGTTCTGTTATATCATTAGCTGTGGAAGTATTTGTATATCGTGCACTTGCTCAACTTACACAAG GAACATTTCATGTTATCATGGATGAATTacatttgaaaaatgttttgAAAGACTTAGTACCACCTCCAGTGGCCGCT ATTGAAACTGAAGCCAATCTCATTCGAATGG GCTTTCCACATTCTGAAACTTTTGATCTTGATCGTTTCGCTGTTAAACGTTGTATGTG TCATTTATCAAATAAACCCACAAATGATAAaactgatactactactaatccACATTATGCATGTCCAAGATGTCACTCTGCTTATTGTGAATTACCAGTCGAATGTAATGTTTGTGGATTAACATTAGTGGCTGCACCTCATCTTGCTCGTGCCTATCATCATTTATTCCCATTGGATTTATTTGAACCAGTAAATGGTAGTGGTAGTTTTAGTGAAACATCATTAGATAATCAAGAAAAATCAAAAGAAACTATTGATTCAGCAGATAGCGTGGATCATCAACAACGTCTTTGCTTTGGTTGTAATGTAATTATACCGTCCAAAATTCCT GGATATCAATGTCCTAAATGTAAATTCATATTCTGTCATTCATGTGATGCTGTTCTACATGATTCCATTCATTCATGTCCTGGATGTTTAACGTTGTTGTAA